In one Streptomyces marincola genomic region, the following are encoded:
- a CDS encoding ABC transporter substrate-binding protein has translation MPFARRARAVAAQAAVTAFLLSVTAACGPGGGGDGSGPDDLDLGVIPIIDVAPVRLGVEQGFFAEQGLDLTMTESQGGAAIVPAVTSGSLQIGYSNIVSLLVARSQGVPVRMVSVGARASADALDDGSGQLMAADEGITDVADLRGRTVAVNTLLGINEVAVRTGLERHGLSADDVSLVELPIPNMPAALAAGDVDAAMLSEPFTTIAEADGAHAVPVSYAAMGEGLPIAGWFTSESFAREHPDVLERFTTALERSLRYAEEHPDEARAVLDSYLDLADGVSAEVTLPGWDPATEPAEIEDVARLTAEAGLIEDLGPLDGLIAP, from the coding sequence ATGCCGTTCGCCCGCCGCGCCCGCGCGGTCGCCGCCCAGGCGGCCGTCACGGCCTTCCTGCTGAGCGTCACCGCCGCCTGCGGGCCCGGCGGGGGCGGGGACGGTTCAGGGCCCGACGACCTCGACCTCGGGGTGATCCCCATCATCGACGTGGCCCCCGTGCGGCTCGGCGTCGAGCAGGGGTTCTTCGCCGAGCAGGGCCTCGACCTCACCATGACCGAGTCGCAGGGCGGCGCCGCGATCGTGCCCGCGGTGACCAGCGGCAGCCTCCAGATCGGCTACTCCAACATCGTCAGCCTGCTCGTCGCCAGGAGCCAGGGCGTTCCGGTGCGCATGGTGTCGGTCGGCGCCCGGGCCTCGGCCGACGCGCTCGACGACGGCTCCGGGCAGCTGATGGCGGCCGACGAGGGCATCACCGACGTCGCGGACCTGCGCGGCCGGACGGTGGCCGTCAACACGCTGCTGGGGATCAACGAGGTCGCCGTCCGCACCGGCCTCGAACGCCACGGCCTGTCGGCCGACGACGTCTCCCTGGTCGAACTGCCCATCCCGAACATGCCCGCCGCCCTCGCCGCCGGCGACGTGGACGCGGCCATGCTCAGCGAGCCGTTCACCACGATCGCCGAGGCGGACGGCGCCCACGCGGTCCCGGTCAGCTACGCCGCCATGGGCGAGGGCCTGCCGATCGCGGGCTGGTTCACCTCCGAGTCCTTCGCCCGGGAGCACCCCGATGTGCTGGAACGGTTCACCACGGCGCTCGAACGGTCCCTGCGGTACGCCGAGGAGCACCCGGACGAGGCGCGGGCCGTGCTGGACAGCTACCTCGACCTGGCGGACGGCGTGAGCGCCGAGGTGACCCTGCCCGGCTGGGACCCGGCCACCGAGCCGGCCGAGATCGAGGACGTGGCCCGGCTGACGGCCGAGGCCGGGCTGATCGAGGACCTGGGCCCGCTGGACGGGCTCATCGCGCCGTAG
- a CDS encoding ABC transporter permease, translated as MSRNAPVRTRERGRSRVRGGARTALRAAASGAVRLAYALGLPAALLALWWALTARGGSFYYPPLGDIAAAFTDTWLTGGRLARDVAPSLARLAAGWAGAVLLGVGLGLLLGLRPRLRALAEPLLAFCRAVPPPVLIPVLMLVAGIGNGMKVAVIVTGAVWPVLLNTIQGVRSLDEVLSDTARCYGVTGAARLRRLVLPAAAPAIVTGMRQALSLAIILMVIGEMFASSSGLGFAIVQFQRGFAIPEMWSGIFLLGLVGFGLSLLFGLFEARALGWYHGQRGLARGAGGARRAARPRERAGGDTRAGDAGTASARDEE; from the coding sequence ATGAGCCGGAACGCGCCCGTGCGCACGCGGGAGCGCGGGCGCTCCCGCGTGCGGGGCGGGGCGCGCACGGCGCTGCGGGCGGCGGCATCGGGCGCGGTGCGCCTGGCGTACGCCCTCGGCCTCCCTGCCGCGCTGCTCGCGCTGTGGTGGGCGCTCACCGCGCGCGGCGGCAGTTTCTACTACCCGCCGCTCGGCGACATCGCCGCCGCGTTCACCGACACCTGGCTGACCGGCGGGCGGCTCGCGCGGGACGTGGCGCCGAGCCTGGCCAGGCTCGCGGCCGGCTGGGCCGGCGCGGTGCTCCTCGGCGTGGGCCTGGGCCTGCTGCTTGGGCTGCGACCGAGGCTGCGGGCGCTGGCCGAGCCGCTGCTCGCCTTCTGCCGGGCCGTTCCGCCGCCGGTGCTGATCCCCGTCCTCATGCTGGTGGCCGGCATCGGCAACGGGATGAAGGTCGCGGTCATCGTCACCGGCGCGGTCTGGCCGGTGCTGCTCAACACGATCCAGGGCGTCAGGTCGCTCGACGAGGTGCTGTCCGACACCGCGCGCTGCTACGGGGTGACCGGGGCGGCGCGGCTGCGGCGCCTGGTGCTGCCCGCCGCCGCGCCCGCGATCGTCACCGGCATGCGGCAGGCGCTCTCCCTCGCGATCATCCTCATGGTGATCGGCGAGATGTTCGCCAGTTCGAGCGGACTCGGCTTCGCCATCGTCCAGTTCCAGCGCGGCTTCGCCATCCCCGAGATGTGGAGCGGCATCTTCCTGCTGGGTCTGGTCGGCTTCGGCCTCTCGCTGCTGTTCGGGCTGTTCGAGGCGCGCGCCCTCGGCTGGTACCACGGGCAGCGCGGCCTCGCCCGCGGCGCGGGGGGCGCGCGGCGGGCGGCACGGCCGCGGGAGCGGGCGGGCGGGGACACGCGGGCCGGGGACGCCGGCACCGCTTCGGCGAGGGACGAGGAGTGA
- a CDS encoding ABC transporter permease, translating into MAWYQHRRTRAVPESLLGPAGLLLAAALVEVLPRAGLVPAEYLPPLSAMAGALAGEAGDAAFWRALRDTLTGWGAGLALATAAGVLLGLVIGRAEPLRRATASTIEFLRPIPSVALVPLAVLLHGTGPRATLLLVVYAAVWPVLLQVLAGVRDVDPVARDTAAVFRLPTLTRLRHLLWPTLLPYLMTGLRLAASVALILAVTAQLVIGSPGLGREIALAQAANAVERMYALVIVTGLLGVCVNAGARALERRVLFWHTSERTEAAA; encoded by the coding sequence ATGGCCTGGTACCAGCACCGCCGCACGCGCGCGGTGCCCGAGTCACTGCTCGGCCCCGCGGGCCTGCTGCTGGCCGCCGCGCTGGTCGAGGTGCTGCCGAGAGCCGGCCTCGTGCCGGCCGAGTACCTGCCGCCGTTGAGCGCGATGGCCGGCGCGCTCGCCGGCGAGGCGGGTGACGCGGCGTTCTGGCGGGCGCTGCGCGACACCCTGACGGGCTGGGGCGCGGGCCTGGCCCTCGCCACGGCGGCCGGGGTGCTGCTCGGCCTCGTGATCGGCCGGGCGGAGCCGCTGCGCCGGGCGACCGCGTCCACCATCGAGTTCCTGCGGCCGATCCCCTCGGTCGCGCTGGTGCCGCTCGCGGTCCTGCTGCACGGCACGGGCCCGCGCGCCACGCTGCTGCTCGTGGTCTACGCGGCGGTGTGGCCCGTCCTGCTCCAAGTGCTCGCGGGCGTGCGGGACGTGGACCCCGTGGCGCGCGACACGGCGGCCGTCTTCCGGCTCCCGACCCTGACCAGGCTGCGCCACCTGCTGTGGCCGACGCTGCTGCCGTACCTGATGACCGGGCTGCGCCTGGCCGCGTCCGTGGCCCTGATCCTGGCGGTGACCGCGCAGCTGGTCATCGGCTCCCCCGGGCTCGGCCGCGAGATCGCGCTGGCCCAGGCGGCGAACGCGGTGGAGCGCATGTACGCGCTGGTGATCGTGACGGGCCTGCTCGGCGTGTGCGTCAACGCGGGGGCGCGGGCGCTGGAGCGGCGGGTGCTGTTCTGGCACACCTCGGAGCGGACGGAGGCGGCGGCATGA